A region of the Gemmatimonadota bacterium genome:
TCTCAGCTACCGGTTCTGAGGGGCGGGAGGAGGCACAGGATGCGGCAGGACTTCGAGGACCTGTACGACCTTGGCGATCTGGGCGACGGCGAAATTGCGGCGCTGATCCGCCAGGAGCTGGAGGAATATCCCGATCTTGACCCGGACCGGGTTTCCCTCGAGGTGCAGGGTGGGTTTATCCGGTTGACGGGCCGGGTCGGCACGGAGCAGGAGCTGCAGCAGATCGAGCATGTGCTGACGGACGTATTGGGCATTGGCTCGTACTCGAACGAGCTGGTGGTCGACGAGCTGGTGCGGGGCGAATACGGCGAGGCGGTGGCGGAGGACGTGGAAATTGAAGCGCAAACGGGGGAGCCGGCGGATCGCACTCAGGACACGGCGGAGCATCTGCTGGAGAACCTGAGTGCGGAGATGTACGGCGCGCGCGACCTGCGCCAGGCGATCGAGGCCGGGGAGGCGTACAACCCCCCGGATCAGCCGATGCAGCAAGGAAGCTGGTCGGAAGAAGACCATTGAGGGCCAGCGCGCCGGCTCGGGCGCGCGGGTGCTTCTCTCGTCATTCTCATCTAAGCCTATCGATACATGGGGGGCTGGCCGGGGCGTTGGCACGGCGGGCTGGCCGTGCTGGTGGCCGGTTGGGCGGCAGCCTGCAGTGGTGGTGCGTCCAGGGACCGGTCACCGGTGGTGCTGGCCGCCACCACGACGGTGGAGGATTCAGGGCTGCTGCCGGTGCTGCTCGAAGCATTCGAGCGCGCCTACCCGGCGTACCGCATTCGGGCGGTTACAGTGGGAACCGGGCAGGCGCTGGCGCTGGCGCGCAGGGGCGATGTGGACGTGGTGTTCAGCCACGACCCCCGGGCCGAGTCGCTGTTCGTTGCGGCCGGGCACGGCGCATACCGGCGCGAGGTGATGCGCAGTCGTTTCCTGATCGCCGGCCCGGCCTCGGATCCCGCCGGCATCCGGGGGCTCGAGGACGCCGCCGGCGCCTTGCAGCGGATCGCGGCGGCAGGCGCCCCGTTCGTGAGCCGGGCGGATGACTCGGGCACGAACCGCAAGGAACTCGAGTTGTGGCGGGCGGGCGGCGCTGCTGGCCCGACGGGCGCAGGGAACGGCGGGCGCGGCGACTGGTACCTCGAGGCTGGCGCAGGGATGGCAGAGGCGCTGGACCTGGCGAACCAGCGTGGCGCGTACATCCTGACGGAGGCAGCCACGTATCTAACGGTGCAGGCTCGCCTGGAGCTGGTCGTGCTGGTGCGGGATGACGCTCGCCTGCTGAACCGGTACGGCGTGACGCGGGTCAGGCAGGCAGCCCATGGCGCGGGCGCCGATGCCCTGGCGGCCTGGCTGGTGTCGGACGTGGCGCAGCAGTTGATCGGCCGGTTCGGCGCGGATCGTTTCGGCGCGCCC
Encoded here:
- a CDS encoding substrate-binding domain-containing protein, with amino-acid sequence MGGWPGRWHGGLAVLVAGWAAACSGGASRDRSPVVLAATTTVEDSGLLPVLLEAFERAYPAYRIRAVTVGTGQALALARRGDVDVVFSHDPRAESLFVAAGHGAYRREVMRSRFLIAGPASDPAGIRGLEDAAGALQRIAAAGAPFVSRADDSGTNRKELELWRAGGAAGPTGAGNGGRGDWYLEAGAGMAEALDLANQRGAYILTEAATYLTVQARLELVVLVRDDARLLNRYGVTRVRQAAHGAGADALAAWLVSDVAQQLIGRFGADRFGAPLFSPAAVR
- a CDS encoding BON domain-containing protein produces the protein MRQDFEDLYDLGDLGDGEIAALIRQELEEYPDLDPDRVSLEVQGGFIRLTGRVGTEQELQQIEHVLTDVLGIGSYSNELVVDELVRGEYGEAVAEDVEIEAQTGEPADRTQDTAEHLLENLSAEMYGARDLRQAIEAGEAYNPPDQPMQQGSWSEEDH